The proteins below come from a single Zhouia spongiae genomic window:
- a CDS encoding DUF4159 domain-containing protein, whose product MIKHLRHILTLSAFFALSSITTAQEIAILKYNGGGDWYANPTALPNLIKFCNANIHTNIKPDPANVAANSTDIYLYPFLHMTGHGNVFFSDEDAENLRNYLLSGGFLHIDDNYGMEPFLRKELKKIFPGKELTELSSDHPIFKQAYKFPDGLPKIHEHDGKRPQAFGIFHDGRLVLLFTYESDLGDGWESTEVHNDPEEVRIKALQMGANIIQYAFEN is encoded by the coding sequence ATGATTAAACATTTAAGACACATACTGACATTATCTGCTTTCTTTGCACTTTCTTCTATTACCACTGCACAGGAAATAGCTATCCTGAAATATAACGGAGGTGGCGATTGGTATGCCAACCCTACAGCATTACCAAACCTGATCAAGTTTTGCAACGCAAACATTCATACAAACATTAAACCTGATCCGGCCAATGTGGCCGCAAACAGTACCGACATCTACCTATATCCGTTTCTCCATATGACAGGACATGGCAATGTTTTTTTTTCTGACGAAGATGCCGAAAACCTCAGGAATTACCTGCTGTCAGGAGGTTTTTTACATATCGATGACAACTATGGGATGGAACCTTTTCTGAGAAAAGAGCTAAAAAAAATATTTCCCGGTAAAGAGCTGACAGAACTTTCTTCTGATCACCCGATCTTCAAACAAGCCTATAAATTCCCTGACGGGCTTCCTAAAATACACGAACACGACGGAAAGCGCCCACAGGCATTTGGCATTTTTCATGACGGGAGACTCGTATTGTTATTTACATATGAAAGTGACCTAGGGGACGGCTGGGAAAGCACAGAAGTTCATAATGACCCGGAAGAAGTAAGAATAAAGGCTTTACAAATGGGTGCTAATATTATTCAGTATGCCTTTGAAAACTAA
- the tsaD gene encoding tRNA (adenosine(37)-N6)-threonylcarbamoyltransferase complex transferase subunit TsaD yields MSTDNVYILAIESSCDDTSAAVLHNKKVLSNVVANQKIHEEYGGVVPELASRAHQQNIVPVVHQALAKANIDKKQLSAIAFTRGPGLMGSLLVGTSFAKSLAMGLNIPLIEVNHMQAHILAHFIEEENFDQPSFPFLAMTISGGHTQIVKVNDFFHMEVIGETTDDAVGEAYDKSAKILGLSYPGGPQIDKLAQKGNPKAFQFPKPKVEGLNFSFSGLKTAILYFIQRETQKDGAFIDKNIEDICASIQYTIINILIDKLKKASKETGIKKIAIGGGVSANSGIRKALKDGEKKYGWKTFIPKFEYTTDNAAMIGIVGYYKYLNRDFADADVNARARYYIAE; encoded by the coding sequence ATGAGCACTGATAATGTTTATATACTTGCCATTGAATCTTCATGTGATGACACTTCCGCTGCCGTACTTCATAATAAAAAAGTACTAAGCAACGTGGTTGCTAACCAAAAAATCCATGAAGAATACGGTGGTGTAGTACCCGAATTAGCTTCAAGAGCGCACCAACAAAACATTGTTCCGGTGGTACATCAGGCATTAGCCAAAGCAAATATCGACAAAAAACAATTATCTGCCATAGCTTTTACACGCGGACCCGGATTAATGGGTTCTTTATTGGTAGGAACCTCCTTTGCCAAGTCACTTGCCATGGGACTTAACATTCCCCTGATCGAAGTAAATCATATGCAGGCACATATCCTGGCCCATTTTATTGAAGAAGAAAATTTTGATCAGCCTTCATTCCCGTTTCTCGCTATGACCATCAGCGGTGGCCACACACAAATTGTTAAAGTAAACGATTTTTTCCATATGGAAGTCATCGGAGAGACCACAGATGATGCCGTAGGAGAAGCTTATGATAAATCTGCCAAGATCCTCGGATTGTCCTATCCGGGAGGCCCGCAAATCGATAAACTGGCACAAAAAGGCAATCCAAAAGCATTTCAATTCCCAAAACCTAAGGTAGAGGGGTTAAATTTCAGCTTTAGTGGGTTAAAAACAGCCATTTTATATTTTATACAGCGTGAAACCCAAAAAGACGGAGCCTTTATCGATAAAAATATAGAAGACATCTGTGCTTCTATCCAATATACCATTATAAATATTTTAATCGACAAACTAAAAAAAGCCTCCAAAGAAACAGGCATTAAAAAAATAGCTATCGGAGGTGGTGTATCTGCCAATTCGGGTATCCGAAAGGCATTAAAAGATGGTGAAAAAAAATACGGTTGGAAGACTTTTATCCCTAAATTTGAATACACGACCGACAATGCTGCCATGATTGGAATTGTCGGCTACTATAAATATCTCAATCGCGATTTTGCAGATGCTGATGTAAATGCACGGGCACGTTACTATATTGCTGAATAA
- the pfkA gene encoding 6-phosphofructokinase, translated as MSTEIRKIGVLTSGGDSPGMNAAIRSVARTCAFHKIDCVGVYRGYQGLIEGDMKELNARSVKNIINRGGTFLKSARSDEFRTKEGRKKAYENLIEHNIDALVIIGGDGSFTGGMIFNEEFGFPVIGIPGTIDNDIYGTKSTLGYDTALNTVVEAIDRIRDTASSHNRLFFVEVMGRDAGHIALNTGVGAGAEEILIPEENLGLERLLESLERSEASGKTSSIVVVAEGDKTGKNVFELAEYVEENLPGYDIRVSVLGHIQRGGAPSCYDRVLASRMGVKAVESILEGKSNFMVGINNDEMVLTPLDKAVKGKSQINKELLRVSDIMTT; from the coding sequence ATGTCAACAGAAATAAGGAAGATAGGAGTTCTCACATCAGGAGGAGACTCACCAGGAATGAATGCAGCAATTCGTTCTGTAGCACGTACTTGTGCCTTTCATAAAATAGATTGTGTAGGAGTTTACAGAGGTTATCAGGGGCTTATCGAAGGGGATATGAAAGAACTGAATGCCCGTAGCGTAAAAAATATAATTAACAGAGGAGGGACGTTTTTAAAATCTGCCCGCTCCGATGAGTTCAGAACCAAAGAGGGAAGGAAAAAGGCGTATGAGAATCTTATAGAACACAATATTGATGCTTTGGTTATTATTGGAGGCGACGGCTCTTTTACTGGAGGCATGATCTTTAATGAAGAATTTGGTTTTCCGGTGATAGGTATTCCCGGAACCATAGATAATGATATCTATGGAACAAAATCTACTTTAGGGTACGATACAGCCCTGAACACTGTAGTGGAAGCTATAGACAGGATCAGGGATACCGCGAGTTCGCATAACCGATTGTTTTTTGTGGAGGTTATGGGGCGTGATGCAGGGCATATCGCATTGAATACCGGAGTTGGAGCTGGTGCGGAAGAGATATTGATCCCGGAGGAAAACCTGGGATTGGAGCGTCTGTTAGAATCACTGGAACGCAGTGAGGCTTCGGGTAAAACGTCAAGTATCGTAGTGGTAGCAGAAGGCGATAAAACCGGAAAAAACGTCTTTGAACTTGCTGAATACGTAGAAGAAAACCTCCCGGGTTACGATATCAGGGTTTCCGTATTGGGGCATATTCAAAGAGGGGGAGCTCCGAGTTGTTATGATAGGGTATTGGCCAGCAGAATGGGAGTAAAGGCGGTAGAATCAATATTAGAAGGGAAATCCAATTTTATGGTAGGGATCAATAATGATGAAATGGTGTTGACTCCACTGGATAAAGCCGTAAAAGGAAAGTCTCAGATAAATAAGGAATTGTTAAGAGTGTCAGATATAATGACCACTTAA
- a CDS encoding 16S rRNA (uracil(1498)-N(3))-methyltransferase, with product MQLFYQKDLHESTSEFSFDKEESRHIVKVLRKNIGDTLDITNGEGYLFKAEIIVADIKNCVCKINEIIKKGDKKYHLHMVVAPTKMNDRYEWFLEKAVEIGVDEITPVICEHSERKIVKKERFEKIIQSAMKQSLQYHLPRLNDAISFNDFIKKEHSGQLFIAHCDDQERYTLKRRIMADHDAIVLIGPEGDFSKNEISAALNHGFNAVSLGNNRLRTETAAIVACHTIALAND from the coding sequence ATGCAATTATTTTACCAAAAAGACCTCCATGAATCTACCTCTGAATTTTCATTCGACAAAGAGGAAAGCAGACATATCGTTAAAGTACTTAGAAAAAATATTGGTGACACCCTGGACATTACCAATGGGGAAGGCTATCTTTTTAAAGCCGAAATTATTGTCGCTGATATAAAAAATTGTGTTTGCAAGATTAACGAGATCATCAAAAAAGGTGATAAAAAATACCATTTACATATGGTGGTAGCACCAACAAAAATGAATGATCGCTATGAATGGTTCTTAGAAAAAGCCGTAGAAATAGGTGTCGATGAGATCACCCCTGTCATTTGTGAGCACTCTGAAAGGAAAATTGTAAAAAAAGAACGATTTGAAAAAATTATTCAATCGGCAATGAAACAATCTTTGCAATACCATCTTCCCCGGTTAAACGATGCCATCTCATTTAACGATTTCATCAAAAAGGAACATTCAGGACAACTCTTTATAGCACATTGTGACGACCAGGAAAGGTATACTTTAAAACGACGTATCATGGCAGATCATGATGCCATTGTTCTCATCGGCCCTGAAGGCGATTTTTCTAAAAACGAAATATCGGCCGCTTTGAACCACGGTTTTAATGCAGTATCATTGGGAAACAACAGATTAAGAACCGAAACGGCTGCCATTGTAGCCTGCCACACCATAGCGCTTGCCAATGATTAA
- a CDS encoding translocation/assembly module TamB domain-containing protein: protein MKDKGKTISGIKKLRQILKKVLLTILSIIALMVIVFSLPIVQTKIAKKVTRSLNEKYNTNININRVGVSFLGNVYLKDVYIEDYKKDTLIHIEDLTTSLKSVRRAIKGQLEFGDVDITRLTLNIKTYKGSEDSNLDVFVEKLDSGPSDPDAPPFLLTASSIEIEDSKFRITDENMETPSFINYRKLNALVNDFKIEGPNVSTDIERLSFLGARGIFVERLQAGFFYSKERMDFENLNIQTPYSDVKGRLTFTYNREDFKEFTDKVKLQAYFEESTIALDEVNLFYNEFGKGKTVTLSSEVTGVLNSLTTKNLNVVSDHTRINGDFLFENLFESSRPFKIAGDVRNISSDYYQLKALLPRILGNAMPESLSKLGHFSIDGQTTITQNVIDLEFHLRTDIGNSYADMVLTGIGDIDNAIYKGSVSLDGFNIGTYMEDKSFGTTSVDLKVDGKGFSKEDLNTEIIGKVFRLDYNGYTYNNISVSGILKDQLFDGRLNSKDENFQVFFEGLADFSNEENEFNFIAEVDYADLNKLNFVKRDTVSIFKGKIVTDILGNTFDDIKGQVNFYNTTYINQNHEYFFEDFQISSRFEEEERIIEINSPDIIRGYVRGKFYYKDVGKLVRNSIGSIYTNYEPYEISAGQNLHFDLKIYNKIVDVFYPEIDFGKNTFIKGEIVADNGDFKLTFNSPSINAYGNILDNISLEIDNKNPLYNTFIQVEGIDVGFYEVSEFNLINSTIKDTLFFRTEFKGGKEFSDVYNLNFYHTFDEDQNSVIGLKKSEVGFKGNDWVINRANNRHNKVVFTKEIDTVYIKELVMNDGEEQIDLKGVLVDSTYKDIDLKFTNVTLDKITPVIDSLKLGGIVNGDFKIVQKRKRYFPSSSISIAELKANEILLGDLTVDIIGSEDLSVFSVDSKLVNEGLESLYAYGNLILQKDAEPSLGLRANIQNLNLAAFSPLGGDVITDIRGFVSGRDVKIAGPLSNLDIDGELTIADGGLKVPYLNVDANFNKTAIVKLYNQTFEFQSIPLTDTKYKTNAVLDGTISHSGFDDWYLDLSLNTNGQRFLVLDTQMYEDALYYGTGFISGEANIYGLADELTIKVEGTTMDGTSLKIPISYETEIGDMSFINFIDKNADAYAEKQRQLSGSKGLQLLFDLEITQEAEVEIVIDEKTGSILRGKGDGFLLIDYSANGFKMYGDYITYEGQYIFKYGGIIDKRFTVRPGGTINWTGDPLKADVNIQGVYSLYANPAVLLDNPNYTRKIETDVIINLQNELLKPDIEFDIEFPLAGSVSNAELSYKLDDKNKRELQALSLLAQGSFTNEANIDPSQFGYSNIAETASGILNNVLNSEDGKFNLGVNFERGERNPNLDYTTEDRVGVTVSTQLSDRVLINGKLGVPINSVSETVVAGDVEMQILLNEKGTLSARIFNKENEIQQFLIHEYGYTQGVGLSYQVDFNTFKELMHEIFRKKEAKKEATEQEDAVKEQETLGDGMVKFSSKKKGNN, encoded by the coding sequence TTGAAAGACAAAGGTAAAACAATAAGCGGTATCAAAAAACTAAGACAAATACTAAAGAAAGTATTGCTCACTATATTGTCGATAATAGCATTGATGGTAATAGTGTTCTCACTACCGATTGTCCAAACCAAAATAGCCAAGAAGGTAACCAGGTCTCTTAATGAGAAGTATAATACCAATATAAATATTAACAGGGTAGGGGTCAGTTTCCTGGGCAATGTGTATCTGAAAGATGTTTATATAGAAGATTATAAAAAGGACACACTCATACATATAGAAGACCTTACAACTTCTCTGAAAAGTGTCAGGCGGGCCATTAAGGGACAGCTGGAGTTTGGAGATGTGGATATAACCCGGTTAACGTTAAATATAAAAACGTATAAAGGTTCGGAAGATAGTAATCTTGACGTTTTTGTGGAAAAGCTAGATTCGGGACCGTCAGATCCGGATGCACCACCTTTTTTACTTACAGCCTCAAGCATAGAGATAGAGGACAGTAAATTCAGGATCACGGATGAAAATATGGAAACCCCTTCTTTTATAAATTACAGGAAGCTGAATGCTTTGGTCAATGATTTTAAAATAGAGGGACCTAATGTAAGTACCGATATTGAACGTTTGTCTTTTTTAGGCGCAAGGGGGATTTTTGTAGAAAGGCTACAGGCCGGTTTTTTCTATTCTAAAGAACGGATGGATTTTGAAAATCTAAATATTCAAACCCCGTATTCTGATGTCAAGGGAAGATTAACGTTTACATATAACAGGGAAGATTTTAAAGAATTCACGGATAAGGTGAAACTACAAGCTTATTTTGAAGAATCGACAATAGCCCTGGATGAAGTTAATCTTTTTTACAACGAATTCGGAAAAGGTAAAACGGTAACCTTGTCTTCGGAAGTAACCGGTGTTTTGAATAGTTTAACCACCAAGAATCTAAATGTGGTTTCTGATCACACCCGAATCAACGGCGATTTTCTCTTCGAGAACTTATTTGAAAGTTCCAGACCGTTTAAAATAGCTGGAGATGTCCGGAATATTTCTTCCGATTATTATCAATTAAAAGCATTGTTACCTCGGATTTTGGGCAATGCCATGCCTGAATCTTTATCTAAACTGGGACATTTCTCAATAGACGGGCAGACAACGATTACCCAAAACGTGATCGATCTGGAGTTTCATCTGCGTACCGATATCGGAAACAGTTATGCAGATATGGTATTGACCGGTATAGGAGATATAGATAATGCAATCTATAAAGGTTCCGTTTCCTTAGATGGTTTTAATATCGGAACTTATATGGAAGACAAGTCGTTCGGAACCACTTCCGTAGATTTAAAGGTAGACGGTAAAGGGTTTTCTAAAGAAGATCTGAATACCGAAATAATAGGGAAGGTGTTTCGTTTGGATTACAATGGTTATACTTATAATAATATATCTGTATCCGGTATATTGAAAGACCAGTTGTTTGACGGCAGACTGAATTCAAAAGATGAGAACTTCCAGGTGTTCTTTGAAGGCCTGGCTGATTTTTCAAATGAAGAAAACGAATTCAATTTTATTGCAGAGGTTGATTATGCCGATTTAAACAAGTTGAATTTTGTTAAAAGAGATACCGTATCCATTTTTAAGGGAAAGATCGTAACCGATATCTTGGGGAATACTTTTGATGATATTAAAGGACAAGTTAACTTTTACAACACTACCTACATCAATCAAAACCATGAATATTTTTTCGAGGATTTTCAGATAAGTTCCCGGTTTGAAGAAGAAGAGCGGATCATCGAAATAAACTCTCCCGATATTATCAGGGGATATGTCAGGGGAAAATTCTATTATAAAGACGTAGGGAAGCTTGTCCGGAATTCTATAGGGAGTATTTATACCAATTATGAGCCTTATGAGATATCGGCAGGTCAGAATTTACATTTCGATTTAAAAATTTATAATAAAATAGTCGATGTGTTCTATCCGGAAATCGATTTTGGGAAGAATACCTTTATTAAAGGTGAGATTGTGGCAGACAACGGAGACTTCAAACTTACGTTCAACTCACCGAGTATTAATGCTTATGGTAATATTCTGGATAATATAAGTTTAGAGATCGACAATAAAAATCCGCTATATAATACCTTTATCCAGGTAGAAGGTATCGATGTGGGGTTTTACGAAGTTTCCGAATTTAACTTAATTAATTCAACGATAAAAGACACCCTGTTTTTCCGTACGGAATTTAAAGGAGGGAAGGAATTTTCAGATGTTTACAACCTTAACTTCTATCATACATTCGATGAAGATCAGAATTCGGTTATCGGACTGAAAAAATCGGAAGTTGGTTTTAAAGGAAATGATTGGGTTATAAACAGGGCCAACAACAGGCATAATAAGGTTGTTTTTACGAAGGAGATTGATACTGTATACATAAAAGAGTTGGTGATGAACGACGGTGAGGAGCAAATAGACCTCAAGGGGGTGTTGGTAGACTCTACTTACAAAGATATCGACCTTAAATTTACCAATGTAACACTGGATAAAATAACCCCTGTAATAGACAGTCTGAAGCTGGGAGGGATTGTTAACGGTGATTTTAAGATCGTTCAGAAGAGAAAGCGATATTTTCCTTCTTCCAGTATTAGTATTGCAGAATTAAAGGCAAATGAAATTCTTTTGGGGGACCTTACTGTCGATATTATAGGAAGTGAGGATCTTTCGGTTTTTTCGGTAGACTCCAAGCTTGTTAACGAAGGACTGGAATCGTTGTATGCTTACGGAAATCTGATTCTTCAAAAAGATGCAGAGCCTTCATTAGGTCTTAGAGCCAATATACAGAACCTGAATCTGGCTGCATTTAGCCCCTTGGGAGGCGATGTTATTACAGATATCAGGGGATTTGTGTCGGGAAGGGATGTTAAAATTGCAGGACCACTTTCAAATCTGGATATTGACGGGGAGCTGACCATAGCTGACGGAGGATTGAAGGTTCCATACCTGAATGTAGATGCCAATTTTAACAAGACGGCCATTGTAAAGCTGTATAATCAGACGTTTGAATTTCAGAGTATTCCGTTGACAGATACAAAATACAAGACCAATGCGGTTCTGGATGGCACCATTAGTCATAGTGGTTTTGATGATTGGTATCTAGACCTATCCTTAAATACCAATGGCCAACGCTTTCTGGTGTTAGATACTCAAATGTATGAAGACGCATTGTACTACGGAACAGGTTTTATATCCGGAGAAGCAAATATTTATGGTTTGGCGGATGAGCTGACGATAAAGGTAGAGGGTACTACGATGGATGGTACTTCCTTGAAAATACCTATATCTTATGAAACCGAAATAGGAGATATGTCCTTTATCAATTTTATTGATAAAAATGCAGATGCCTATGCTGAAAAACAACGCCAGTTGTCGGGAAGTAAAGGCTTGCAATTGTTGTTTGACCTCGAAATAACACAAGAGGCGGAGGTAGAAATAGTTATTGATGAAAAAACGGGAAGTATTTTACGAGGAAAAGGAGACGGATTCCTGTTGATAGACTATAGTGCCAACGGATTTAAAATGTATGGCGATTATATTACCTATGAAGGACAATATATCTTTAAATACGGAGGGATAATAGATAAAAGGTTTACAGTACGCCCTGGAGGGACTATCAACTGGACGGGAGACCCGCTCAAGGCGGATGTTAATATTCAGGGGGTGTATTCTTTATATGCCAACCCGGCTGTACTTTTAGATAATCCTAACTATACCCGTAAAATAGAAACGGATGTTATTATTAATCTTCAAAATGAATTGCTAAAACCGGACATAGAGTTCGATATAGAATTTCCGCTAGCCGGCTCTGTAAGCAATGCAGAGTTGAGCTATAAACTGGATGATAAAAATAAAAGAGAGTTGCAGGCATTGTCTTTACTGGCCCAGGGAAGTTTTACGAACGAAGCCAATATAGATCCTTCTCAATTCGGGTATAGTAACATCGCAGAAACAGCTTCGGGGATATTGAATAATGTACTGAACTCAGAAGATGGTAAATTTAATCTGGGAGTTAACTTTGAGCGGGGGGAACGAAATCCGAATCTGGACTATACCACAGAGGACAGGGTAGGGGTTACTGTTTCTACTCAGTTGAGTGATCGTGTACTCATAAACGGAAAGTTGGGGGTTCCTATTAACAGTGTTTCGGAAACAGTGGTTGCAGGCGATGTTGAAATGCAGATATTGCTGAATGAAAAAGGTACGCTTTCCGCAAGGATTTTCAATAAAGAAAATGAGATCCAGCAATTTTTGATTCATGAGTACGGATATACCCAGGGTGTCGGATTATCATATCAGGTCGACTTCAATACATTTAAAGAGTTAATGCATGAGATCTTCAGAAAAAAAGAAGCTAAAAAAGAAGCTACGGAACAAGAAGATGCAGTAAAAGAACAGGAAACCTTAGGTGATGGGATGGTAAAATTTTCATCTAAAAAGAAGGGAAATAACTAG